From a single Natronorubrum tibetense GA33 genomic region:
- a CDS encoding 60S ribosomal export protein NMD3 has protein sequence MSESRAFCPRCGDPVPERSASDADGETDAADPLRPGAEVELCDACYFDDFDFVDVPDRIDVRVCATCGAVYRGNRWVDVGAQDYTDVAIEEVSEALAVHVDVDDVAWQVEPEQIDPNTIRMHCYFTGVVRGTPVEEQVTVPVRIARQTCTRCGRIAGDYYASIVQIRAEDRTPTNEEIERAKAIANQIVADMEETGDRNAFVTETSETDDGLNIKVSTNKIGKKISNKMVEEFGGTVNDAETLVTEDSDGNEVYRVTFAVRLPPYRPGEVIDLDEDDEGPVIVRSARGNLKGIRATTGERYEASYEEGNSPDARRLGDLENAVETTVVTIEDENAVQVLDPETYQAKTVARPNYFDADAETVPVLKSRAGLHILPDDDE, from the coding sequence ATGAGTGAGTCGCGCGCGTTCTGTCCCCGCTGTGGGGATCCGGTGCCCGAGCGGTCGGCGAGCGACGCGGACGGCGAGACCGACGCCGCGGATCCGCTTCGGCCGGGTGCGGAGGTAGAGCTCTGTGACGCCTGTTACTTCGACGATTTCGACTTCGTGGACGTGCCGGATCGGATCGACGTCCGGGTCTGTGCCACCTGCGGGGCCGTCTACCGCGGAAACCGGTGGGTCGACGTGGGTGCACAGGATTATACCGACGTCGCCATCGAAGAAGTCAGCGAGGCCCTCGCCGTTCACGTCGACGTCGACGACGTCGCCTGGCAAGTCGAACCCGAGCAGATCGATCCGAACACGATCCGGATGCACTGTTACTTCACGGGCGTGGTGCGCGGAACCCCGGTCGAAGAGCAGGTGACGGTGCCGGTCAGAATCGCCCGCCAGACCTGTACTCGCTGCGGGCGCATCGCCGGCGACTACTACGCCAGCATCGTCCAGATCCGCGCCGAGGACCGTACGCCGACGAACGAAGAGATCGAGCGAGCGAAGGCGATCGCAAACCAGATCGTCGCCGACATGGAAGAGACGGGAGACCGCAACGCCTTCGTCACGGAGACGAGCGAGACCGACGACGGCCTGAACATCAAGGTCTCGACCAACAAGATCGGGAAGAAGATCTCGAACAAGATGGTCGAGGAGTTCGGCGGCACCGTCAACGACGCCGAGACGCTCGTCACGGAAGACTCCGACGGCAACGAGGTCTACCGAGTCACGTTCGCCGTCCGACTGCCGCCGTACAGACCCGGCGAAGTCATCGATCTCGACGAGGACGATGAGGGGCCGGTGATCGTCCGCAGCGCCCGCGGCAACCTCAAGGGCATCCGCGCGACCACCGGCGAGCGCTACGAAGCGAGCTATGAGGAGGGGAACTCCCCCGACGCACGAAGGCTCGGCGACCTCGAGAACGCCGTCGAAACCACGGTGGTCACCATCGAGGACGAGAACGCCGTGCAGGTGCTCGACCCCGAGACCTATCAGGCGAAAACGGTCGCCCGACCGAATTACTTCGATGCGGACGCGGAGACCGTCCCCGTACTAAAGAGTCGCGCCGGACTGCACATCCTCCCCGACGACGATGAGTGA
- a CDS encoding outer membrane protein assembly factor BamB family protein, with protein sequence MSHWNQFKGDPRHAGVRRDLEGPERVTEAWTADLAGSVGSPVLDRDTVFVGTSEGNCYALEREHGRERWRFETTAATDVAPVVTHELLYFGAGDVVYALDPATGEQVWVSELPDATESSLALAGGVLFVGHAACVSALEADTGELVWTHETDAAVVGAPAVDSARDRTSKQGWGQGPDEEELDLLSLEDAQMADDAQPHDQDRVYVGTDDETVLALEAETGEELWDAPTDGVIVDGPTVVDERVYVADESGTLVALHADSGQSWFTYQIQESFTSTPTVLPELDTTFVGASDGYLHVTDTTFGRRKLRGWLFAKKGVALDGEVSSSPVVAGDICCVGDSTGSLYGVDLSDDCDLCWHFGLEGPIRATPALAENRLFVGGGDQLYCLEWDPDERRL encoded by the coding sequence GTGAGCCACTGGAATCAGTTCAAGGGAGACCCGCGACACGCCGGGGTTCGACGCGACCTCGAGGGGCCGGAGCGCGTGACTGAGGCCTGGACGGCGGATCTCGCCGGTTCGGTCGGATCGCCGGTACTCGACCGCGACACCGTCTTCGTCGGGACGAGCGAGGGGAACTGTTACGCCCTCGAGCGCGAGCACGGCCGCGAACGCTGGCGATTCGAGACGACCGCCGCGACCGACGTGGCGCCGGTCGTCACTCACGAGTTGCTGTATTTCGGTGCCGGCGACGTCGTCTACGCACTCGATCCCGCGACCGGTGAGCAGGTCTGGGTGTCGGAGCTGCCAGACGCGACCGAGTCCTCGCTGGCGCTTGCCGGCGGTGTTCTGTTTGTCGGACACGCCGCATGCGTCTCGGCGCTCGAGGCCGACACTGGAGAACTCGTCTGGACTCACGAGACCGACGCGGCGGTTGTCGGCGCGCCGGCGGTCGACAGCGCACGGGACCGGACCAGCAAGCAGGGCTGGGGACAGGGGCCGGACGAGGAGGAGCTGGATCTGTTGTCGCTCGAGGACGCGCAAATGGCCGACGACGCACAACCTCACGACCAGGACCGCGTCTACGTCGGGACCGACGACGAGACGGTGCTCGCGCTCGAGGCCGAGACGGGCGAGGAGCTCTGGGATGCCCCGACCGATGGCGTGATCGTCGACGGACCGACGGTAGTCGACGAGCGCGTCTACGTCGCCGACGAGAGCGGCACGCTCGTCGCGTTGCACGCCGACAGCGGCCAGTCGTGGTTTACCTACCAGATTCAGGAGTCGTTCACCTCGACGCCGACAGTTCTCCCCGAGCTCGATACGACGTTCGTCGGCGCGTCGGACGGCTACCTTCACGTCACCGACACGACGTTCGGCCGGCGCAAACTCCGCGGCTGGCTGTTCGCGAAGAAGGGGGTCGCACTCGACGGCGAGGTCTCCTCGAGTCCCGTCGTCGCCGGCGATATCTGCTGTGTCGGCGACTCCACCGGCTCGCTGTACGGGGTCGATCTCTCCGACGACTGTGACCTCTGCTGGCACTTCGGTCTCGAGGGACCGATCAGGGCGACGCCCGCACTCGCCGAGAACCGGCTGTTCGTCGGCGGTGGCGACCAACTGTACTGCCTCGAGTGGGATCCCGACGAACGGAGACTGTGA
- a CDS encoding S8 family serine peptidase — MAGAGTLDGESAADDKLDDVELTGDRIDEALHEADGTTEMVVRFESADVAASASTADAIGELQQHAQATQTDTVRWAAETDGVEHVNRFWIANAVLLEVDTTQVSPEEVLRYTGGESIHANFDVETTGENGDTDASTDAESADEPAVEPTNESVTYGLDMINATEVWDQHGTQGEGAGVAVLDTGVDTDHPDLEIDDGNWIEFDGSGEPIDSDPNDGNGHGTHVSGTVVGPDDPDGDVPAYGVAPGAELHHGKVLDDAGGGTFAQIIAGMEWAVDDTDADIVTMSLGVDGYDNEMVEPSENARDAGVVLVSSIGNSGQGVSGAPGNVYPNFASGAVDEDAQVASFSSGELIETDSAYPDAPDYWPDEYVVPDAAAPGVDVLSAVPGGGYDGTYSGTSMSAPHKAGAFALMGAASGGDADRELLYDAMEETAWQPDHAPDEEPNTEYGHGIIDVAAATDLVALDSGVNGTVTDDDGVPIEGATVDLDDGGSTTTDADGQYSLIAAEGEYTVTADAFGYESSSTDVSVEAEEVTVQNFELADGLDAELIDGQPDGIEGGDAVDVTLDVANGETVTVDIAGEYETDDATLFVEGEEVEFGESVDLDGPVTDELTITVETTADTDGEFSLEHTVTGLDDEAVITTGPTMVFEEYVPVAVVDDNDAHGADIAATLEESLPPMYAPTVVDAEEATNGYDAIVVQQIDEANAEAFIDATDDAATGVVYLDQWGEESNAIPVHSEVAGEPGTTFQDDFVTPPVGYELTATHDIFDGVGEEGDSVDLHTAAFGDHTWFDDTEFDVLAETAIPETDTTVGDGFAVDEQSATVLASNLGYTTFVGDDDYTDDADTILANAVEYLQTDLGTGFQVDIAETNEPVIEGDELIVDATVSNVGAENETQTVTLSDFEGNEVDSTTVELEESETMPITLTWETNVSDAGTAPVTVASDDDAASSNVTIIEQPDGLLTFGDGDHIGTVGDTTTVDINTSADAVAGYETQVHFDPDIVQVTEIEGGDFADPVTNIDNDNGTFSIAQAQASDESTPTLAEVEFEFVNESDGQSTLAFDEANTYLNDEHGELDILPIDGTISTAWPGDVNADGAVNAYDVTLTQQYLAGDEPTDTFHESIADMNGNGQVDAGDVTLILEEIVATHGADALEA, encoded by the coding sequence ATGGCAGGAGCCGGGACGCTCGACGGGGAATCGGCAGCCGACGACAAACTCGACGATGTCGAACTCACAGGAGACCGAATCGATGAGGCGCTGCACGAGGCAGACGGAACCACGGAGATGGTGGTTCGGTTCGAGAGCGCCGACGTCGCCGCCTCGGCAAGTACGGCGGACGCCATCGGCGAGTTACAACAACACGCACAAGCGACGCAGACCGACACAGTCCGGTGGGCCGCAGAGACGGACGGTGTCGAACACGTCAACCGGTTCTGGATCGCGAACGCGGTCCTCCTCGAGGTCGATACCACGCAGGTGTCACCCGAGGAAGTGCTGCGGTACACCGGTGGCGAGTCGATCCACGCGAACTTCGACGTGGAAACGACGGGTGAGAACGGCGATACCGACGCCAGTACGGACGCCGAGTCGGCGGATGAGCCGGCGGTAGAGCCGACGAACGAAAGCGTCACGTACGGGCTCGACATGATCAACGCGACCGAGGTCTGGGACCAACACGGGACCCAGGGTGAGGGCGCGGGTGTGGCAGTCCTCGATACGGGCGTCGACACCGACCATCCCGACCTCGAGATCGACGACGGGAACTGGATCGAGTTCGACGGGAGCGGCGAGCCGATCGACAGCGACCCCAACGACGGAAACGGACACGGGACGCACGTGAGCGGAACCGTCGTCGGACCGGACGATCCCGACGGTGACGTTCCCGCCTACGGTGTCGCTCCCGGCGCCGAACTCCACCACGGAAAGGTTCTCGACGACGCCGGCGGCGGAACGTTCGCTCAAATCATCGCCGGGATGGAGTGGGCCGTCGACGACACCGACGCCGACATCGTCACGATGAGTCTCGGCGTGGACGGCTACGACAACGAGATGGTCGAGCCCTCCGAAAACGCTCGAGATGCCGGCGTCGTGCTGGTTTCGTCGATCGGAAACAGCGGTCAGGGAGTCAGCGGAGCACCCGGGAACGTCTATCCTAACTTCGCGAGCGGTGCCGTCGACGAAGACGCACAGGTCGCATCGTTCTCCAGCGGCGAACTCATCGAGACGGATAGCGCGTATCCGGACGCACCGGACTACTGGCCCGACGAGTACGTCGTGCCGGACGCAGCGGCACCCGGTGTCGACGTGCTGAGCGCGGTCCCCGGCGGTGGCTACGACGGCACCTACTCCGGAACGTCGATGTCTGCGCCACACAAAGCCGGTGCCTTCGCACTGATGGGCGCCGCCTCCGGCGGTGACGCCGACCGCGAACTGCTGTACGATGCGATGGAAGAAACCGCCTGGCAGCCGGATCACGCTCCCGACGAGGAGCCGAACACCGAGTACGGACACGGGATCATCGACGTCGCTGCCGCGACCGACCTGGTCGCCCTCGATAGCGGCGTCAACGGCACCGTCACCGACGACGACGGCGTTCCGATCGAGGGCGCAACCGTCGATCTCGACGACGGCGGGAGCACCACGACCGATGCGGACGGCCAGTACAGCCTGATCGCCGCCGAAGGCGAGTACACCGTGACCGCCGACGCGTTCGGCTACGAGAGTTCGAGTACCGACGTGTCGGTCGAAGCGGAAGAAGTCACCGTTCAGAACTTCGAACTCGCCGACGGACTCGACGCCGAACTGATCGACGGACAACCCGACGGCATCGAAGGCGGTGATGCGGTCGACGTAACCCTCGATGTCGCGAACGGCGAGACGGTAACCGTCGATATCGCTGGCGAGTACGAAACCGACGACGCGACCCTGTTCGTCGAGGGCGAGGAAGTCGAGTTCGGCGAGTCGGTCGATCTCGACGGTCCCGTCACCGACGAACTGACGATCACCGTCGAAACGACCGCGGACACCGACGGCGAGTTCTCGCTCGAGCACACCGTCACGGGACTCGACGACGAGGCAGTCATCACCACCGGTCCGACGATGGTGTTCGAGGAGTACGTTCCCGTCGCCGTCGTCGACGACAACGACGCGCACGGTGCCGACATCGCAGCGACCCTCGAGGAGTCGCTACCGCCGATGTACGCTCCGACCGTCGTCGACGCCGAAGAGGCGACGAACGGCTACGACGCCATCGTCGTCCAGCAGATAGACGAGGCGAACGCAGAGGCGTTCATCGACGCGACCGACGACGCGGCTACCGGTGTCGTCTACCTCGACCAGTGGGGCGAGGAGAGTAACGCGATTCCGGTCCACTCCGAGGTCGCGGGTGAGCCAGGCACCACGTTCCAGGACGACTTCGTCACGCCGCCGGTCGGCTACGAACTGACGGCGACGCACGACATCTTCGACGGTGTCGGCGAGGAGGGCGACAGCGTCGACCTCCACACTGCGGCGTTCGGTGACCACACCTGGTTCGACGACACCGAGTTCGACGTGCTGGCGGAGACCGCCATACCCGAAACTGACACGACGGTCGGCGACGGGTTCGCCGTCGACGAACAGAGTGCCACGGTGCTGGCATCGAACCTGGGGTACACCACGTTCGTCGGTGACGACGACTACACCGACGACGCCGATACGATTCTGGCGAACGCCGTCGAATACCTCCAGACTGATCTCGGAACCGGTTTCCAGGTTGACATCGCGGAGACCAACGAGCCGGTGATCGAAGGCGACGAACTGATTGTCGACGCCACCGTGAGCAACGTCGGCGCCGAGAACGAGACGCAAACCGTGACGCTCTCCGACTTCGAAGGCAACGAGGTCGACAGTACGACGGTCGAACTCGAGGAGAGTGAAACGATGCCGATCACGCTGACGTGGGAGACCAACGTCAGTGACGCCGGAACGGCTCCCGTTACGGTTGCAAGCGACGATGACGCCGCCTCCAGCAACGTAACGATTATCGAACAGCCGGACGGCCTGCTGACGTTCGGTGATGGAGATCACATCGGGACCGTCGGCGACACGACGACCGTCGATATCAACACGTCCGCCGATGCCGTCGCTGGATACGAGACGCAGGTTCACTTCGATCCGGACATCGTCCAGGTCACCGAAATCGAGGGCGGCGACTTCGCAGACCCCGTGACGAACATCGACAACGACAACGGGACGTTCTCGATCGCGCAGGCACAAGCCAGCGACGAATCGACCCCGACGCTCGCCGAGGTCGAGTTCGAATTCGTCAACGAAAGCGACGGCCAGTCCACGCTGGCGTTCGACGAGGCGAACACCTACCTTAACGACGAACACGGTGAGCTCGACATCCTGCCGATCGACGGCACGATTTCGACGGCCTGGCCCGGCGACGTCAACGCCGACGGGGCAGTCAACGCCTACGACGTGACGCTCACCCAGCAGTATCTCGCCGGTGACGAACCGACCGACACGTTCCACGAGTCGATCGCCGACATGAACGGAAACGGGCAGGTCGATGCCGGTGACGTCACGCTCATCCTCGAAGAAATCGTCGCTACCCACGGCGCAGACGCACTCGAGGCATAG
- a CDS encoding iron-sulfur cluster assembly scaffold protein: protein MGLGSDMYRQQILDHYKNPRNYGEIEDPTFTHIGENPMCGDEIRMDVVLEDDEETIKRVAFSGDGCAISQASASMLSTKLPGTTVDELLEMDRDDVVDMLGVDISPMRIKCAVLAEKVAQDGAEIYQGELDVEKTTTED from the coding sequence ATGGGACTGGGCTCCGATATGTACAGACAGCAGATCCTCGACCACTACAAGAACCCCCGCAACTACGGGGAGATCGAGGATCCGACGTTTACACACATCGGCGAGAACCCGATGTGTGGCGACGAGATTCGCATGGACGTCGTCCTCGAGGACGACGAGGAGACGATCAAACGCGTCGCGTTCTCCGGCGACGGCTGTGCGATCAGTCAGGCCTCCGCAAGCATGCTCTCGACGAAACTCCCGGGCACGACGGTCGATGAGCTACTCGAGATGGACCGCGACGACGTGGTCGATATGCTCGGCGTCGACATCTCGCCGATGCGGATCAAGTGTGCCGTCCTCGCCGAGAAGGTCGCACAGGACGGCGCGGAGATCTATCAGGGCGAACTCGATGTCGAGAAGACGACGACTGAGGACTGA
- a CDS encoding class I SAM-dependent methyltransferase: protein MSDEEAPAEPTPEDVLERAQADAPLAAIVEKPRAETAIESLRAEGVYDDSRRVREERGRSGAAPSNKMGSETTRERGDGPDTVALPVTEPPAETSVLEVVRQLEPEPRNQNLEDLLADRGWSDADLETVPGSWAVIGSVILVTVPEGCPDEQALGEALLELHGEADSVLADEGIANNGEAGTHREPRTRLLAGARDTETIHTEHGTSYGLDPATVMFSPGNQAERARMGDIVEANECVFDMFAGIGYFTLPMARAGARVTATEINPTAFRYLLENAVLNDVGDRVDAYMTDCRDLATEIDADRVVMGYYGSADADAAVADDDADDHGTRTDEAHEFLPTALEALVPGGVVHYHEATPTARLWDRPMERLEAAVTDAGRTFDVRNRRRVKSHSAGVEHVVLDVRIE from the coding sequence ATGAGTGACGAGGAAGCGCCGGCGGAGCCGACGCCGGAAGACGTCCTCGAGCGGGCGCAAGCCGACGCGCCCCTCGCCGCCATCGTCGAAAAACCGCGCGCCGAAACCGCCATCGAGTCGCTTCGAGCCGAAGGCGTCTACGACGACTCGAGGCGCGTGCGCGAAGAGCGAGGGCGAAGCGGAGCGGCCCCCTCGAATAAAATGGGGAGTGAAACGACCCGTGAGCGCGGGGACGGGCCCGACACGGTCGCACTCCCTGTCACCGAGCCGCCGGCAGAAACCAGCGTACTCGAGGTGGTTCGCCAGCTCGAGCCCGAACCCCGCAATCAGAACCTCGAGGACCTGCTCGCGGACCGTGGCTGGAGCGACGCGGACCTCGAGACGGTGCCGGGCTCGTGGGCCGTGATCGGCTCGGTGATCCTCGTGACCGTTCCTGAGGGCTGTCCCGACGAGCAAGCCCTCGGCGAGGCGCTGCTCGAACTTCACGGCGAGGCCGACAGCGTGCTGGCCGACGAGGGGATTGCGAACAACGGCGAGGCGGGCACCCACCGCGAGCCGCGAACGCGCCTGCTGGCGGGCGCACGCGACACCGAGACGATCCACACCGAGCACGGGACCAGCTACGGGCTCGACCCCGCAACGGTGATGTTCTCGCCCGGAAATCAAGCTGAACGCGCCCGAATGGGAGACATCGTCGAGGCCAACGAGTGCGTCTTCGACATGTTCGCCGGCATCGGCTACTTCACCCTCCCAATGGCCCGCGCCGGGGCGCGGGTGACGGCGACCGAGATCAACCCGACCGCGTTTCGCTACCTGCTCGAGAACGCCGTGCTGAACGATGTCGGTGATCGAGTCGACGCCTACATGACCGACTGCCGGGACCTCGCGACCGAGATCGACGCCGACCGAGTCGTGATGGGATACTACGGAAGCGCCGACGCGGACGCGGCTGTCGCGGACGACGACGCCGACGACCACGGGACACGAACCGACGAGGCCCACGAGTTCCTTCCGACGGCTCTCGAGGCCCTCGTCCCCGGCGGCGTCGTCCACTATCACGAGGCGACGCCGACCGCGCGACTGTGGGACCGTCCAATGGAGCGACTCGAGGCGGCGGTCACCGACGCCGGACGAACGTTCGACGTACGCAACCGGCGGCGCGTGAAGAGCCACAGTGCGGGGGTCGAACACGTCGTGCTCGACGTCCGGATCGAATAG
- a CDS encoding HalOD1 output domain-containing protein translates to MIVHSLSEDRPASPSVTETIVDAVSEAEDCDPLTLPPLWNVIDPEALDALFEPTRGGQPRAGRVSFAYVGYEITVDVTTETTVTVSIEPVA, encoded by the coding sequence ATGATTGTCCACTCACTGTCCGAAGATCGACCCGCATCCCCCTCCGTTACCGAAACGATCGTCGACGCCGTGAGCGAGGCCGAGGACTGTGATCCGCTGACGCTGCCGCCGCTGTGGAACGTGATCGATCCGGAAGCGTTAGATGCGTTGTTCGAACCTACACGAGGTGGACAGCCGCGAGCGGGGCGCGTGAGTTTCGCCTACGTAGGATACGAGATTACGGTCGACGTCACCACCGAAACGACGGTGACGGTTTCGATAGAACCAGTCGCATAG
- the radA gene encoding DNA repair and recombination protein RadA yields MPTADLETLPGVGPATAEKLSEAGFESFQSLAVASPSELSNTADVGESTAADIVRAARDAADIGGFETGTTVLERRNEIGKLSWHIDEVDDLLGGGIETQSITEVYGEFGSGKSQVTHQMAVNVQLPKEVGGLHGSAIFVDSEDTFRPERIDDMVRGLSDEAINAALEDREIEGSADDKDAVDELIDDVLDKIHVAKAFNSNHQMLLAEKAKELASEHEDSEYPVRLLAVDSLTAHFRAEYVGRGQLADRQQKLNKHLHDLDKVGNLYNAAVIVTNQVASNPDSFFGDPTQPIGGNILGHKSTFRIYLRKSKGDKRIVRLVDAPNLADGEGVMRVQGDGLKPE; encoded by the coding sequence ATGCCAACAGCAGATCTCGAGACACTCCCTGGCGTCGGACCGGCAACCGCGGAAAAGCTCAGCGAAGCTGGATTCGAGTCCTTCCAGAGTCTCGCCGTCGCGTCTCCCTCCGAACTCTCGAACACGGCCGACGTCGGCGAGTCCACGGCCGCGGACATCGTTCGCGCCGCGCGTGACGCAGCCGACATCGGCGGTTTCGAGACCGGGACCACTGTTCTGGAACGACGGAACGAAATCGGCAAACTGAGCTGGCACATCGACGAGGTCGACGACCTGCTCGGCGGCGGCATCGAAACCCAGTCGATCACCGAAGTCTACGGCGAGTTCGGCTCCGGGAAATCGCAGGTCACCCACCAGATGGCCGTCAACGTCCAGCTTCCCAAGGAGGTCGGCGGGCTCCACGGGAGCGCGATCTTCGTAGACTCCGAGGACACGTTCCGACCCGAGCGGATCGACGACATGGTCCGCGGACTGTCGGACGAAGCCATCAACGCGGCGCTCGAGGACCGAGAGATCGAAGGCTCGGCCGACGACAAGGATGCCGTCGACGAACTTATCGACGACGTCCTCGACAAGATCCATGTCGCGAAGGCGTTCAACTCCAACCACCAGATGCTGCTGGCCGAGAAGGCCAAGGAGTTGGCCAGCGAGCACGAGGACTCGGAGTACCCCGTCCGCCTGCTGGCGGTCGACTCCCTGACGGCCCACTTCCGCGCGGAGTACGTCGGTCGTGGCCAGCTCGCGGACCGACAGCAGAAGCTCAACAAGCACCTGCACGACCTCGACAAGGTCGGAAACCTCTACAACGCCGCCGTGATCGTCACGAACCAGGTCGCCTCGAACCCCGACTCGTTCTTCGGTGACCCGACCCAGCCGATCGGTGGTAACATCCTCGGTCACAAGTCCACGTTCCGGATCTATCTCCGCAAGTCCAAGGGTGACAAGCGGATCGTTCGACTCGTCGACGCGCCGAACCTCGCCGACGGCGAAGGTGTCATGCGCGTCCAGGGCGACGGGCTGAAGCCGGAGTAA
- the htpX gene encoding zinc metalloprotease HtpX yields the protein MNWQADWGLRFRMFLTMFLLFALYIVFAGVITAYMGGGLLVFAMLFGGMSLVQYYYSDTLTLRSMGAKTVSAEEYPQLHGSVERLSQQADLPKPKVAVMDSNVPNAFATGRNQKNAAVAVTTGLMRTLDQDELDGVIAHELAHVKNRDMMVMTFASLLATIAFMIVRWGAFFGGGQSRGGKGGGGIMVAILVSLIVWIISYLLIRALSRYREYSADRGAAAITGNPSALASALMKISGEMDNVPKNDMREEAEMNAFFIIPIKSGIVGRLFSTHPPTENRIEQLRSLEQEMQSF from the coding sequence ATGAACTGGCAGGCGGACTGGGGGTTACGGTTTCGGATGTTCCTGACGATGTTTCTGCTCTTCGCGCTGTACATCGTCTTCGCGGGCGTGATCACCGCCTACATGGGCGGAGGACTCCTCGTCTTCGCGATGCTATTCGGCGGGATGTCGCTGGTCCAGTACTACTACAGCGACACGCTCACCCTCCGCAGCATGGGCGCGAAGACGGTTTCGGCCGAGGAGTACCCCCAACTCCACGGCTCCGTCGAACGCCTCTCCCAGCAGGCCGACCTCCCGAAACCGAAGGTCGCGGTGATGGACTCGAACGTGCCCAACGCCTTCGCGACGGGACGCAACCAGAAGAACGCCGCCGTCGCGGTGACGACGGGACTCATGCGAACGCTCGATCAAGACGAACTCGACGGCGTCATCGCGCACGAACTCGCCCACGTCAAGAACAGGGACATGATGGTGATGACGTTCGCCTCGCTGCTCGCGACGATCGCGTTCATGATCGTCCGCTGGGGGGCCTTCTTCGGCGGCGGCCAGAGCCGCGGCGGCAAGGGCGGCGGCGGGATCATGGTCGCCATCCTCGTCTCCCTGATCGTCTGGATCATCAGCTACCTGCTCATTCGCGCGCTCTCGCGGTACCGCGAGTACTCCGCCGACCGCGGCGCGGCCGCGATCACGGGCAACCCCTCCGCGCTCGCTTCCGCGCTCATGAAAATCTCCGGCGAGATGGACAACGTCCCCAAAAACGACATGCGCGAGGAGGCCGAGATGAACGCGTTCTTCATCATCCCCATCAAGTCCGGCATCGTCGGCCGACTGTTCAGCACGCACCCGCCGACGGAGAACCGCATCGAACAGCTCCGAAGCCTCGAGCAAGAGATGCAATCCTTCTAA
- the pspAB gene encoding PspA-associated protein PspAB produces MGLLDGLRAVLGLRAETDARRDADPDDLFGMSTAYLTMEADLGYDSLDVGALCFSGVDSSSFRDAVDEVEAILEAGREDTGTEFAVTSDDHGYHWVVLEDSNPEDLITSMHFAADTFIEHGYGSRLLAAVFAYKNLGGTAYWIYSFRRGAFYPFAPRSGRERDSSAEFKLEAALDGELEIEREKEYWYPLWPSSSGMHPWE; encoded by the coding sequence ATGGGACTTCTGGACGGACTCCGTGCCGTACTCGGGCTGCGCGCCGAGACGGACGCCCGACGCGACGCCGACCCCGACGACCTCTTCGGGATGAGCACCGCCTACCTCACGATGGAGGCCGACCTCGGCTACGACTCCCTCGACGTCGGCGCGCTCTGTTTCTCCGGTGTCGACTCGAGTAGCTTTCGCGACGCCGTCGACGAAGTCGAGGCGATCTTAGAGGCCGGCCGCGAGGATACCGGTACCGAATTCGCGGTCACCAGCGACGACCACGGCTACCACTGGGTCGTCCTTGAGGACTCGAACCCCGAGGATCTGATCACGAGCATGCACTTCGCCGCGGACACGTTCATCGAACACGGCTACGGCTCGCGGCTGCTGGCAGCGGTGTTCGCGTACAAAAACCTCGGTGGGACGGCCTACTGGATCTACTCCTTCCGCCGTGGTGCGTTCTACCCCTTCGCTCCCCGTTCCGGACGGGAGCGCGACTCGAGCGCGGAGTTCAAACTCGAGGCGGCCTTAGACGGCGAACTCGAGATCGAACGCGAAAAGGAGTACTGGTACCCGCTGTGGCCGAGTTCGAGCGGCATGCATCCCTGGGAGTAA